From the genome of Geobacter sp. SVR, one region includes:
- a CDS encoding acetyl-CoA hydrolase/transferase C-terminal domain-containing protein — protein sequence MSDYGTLQDRVRHKSLLSKVMSPEDTIQFFKPGMNLGWSGFTPAGYPKVVPIALADHVEKNNLQGKWKFNLFIGASVGAETEDRWASLDMIDRRWPYQTGKNIAAGINAGRIRMGDKHLSLFAQDLGYGYYTKDTESGKLDLAIIEVSAITEDGALVPTTSCGVIPEILMICDKIIVEVNTGQPSFEGIHDLISPKHPPFREVFNITRADSRIGSTSIPCDPSKIVAVVESKLRDKGRAFAEQDDTSEAIANHILDFFKYEVKSGRIPDNLLPLQSGVGSIANAVVGGLAKGPFYNLTVFTEVLQDTMLDLFDSGRLDAASSCSLSLSENPGFPRFFENWEKYFSKITLRPLSISNAPEPIRRLGCIAMNTPVEIDIYAHANSTLVGGTRMINGLGGSGDFLRNGKIKLMHTPSSRPSKTDPNGISCVVPHCSHIDHTEHDLDVVVTEQGLADLRGLAPKDRAKLIIEKCAHPDYKPILQEYLDIASKDCLARKVGHEPQMWDRAFKMHLNLEKNGTMKIKNWDVKIDLCE from the coding sequence ATGTCTGATTACGGAACACTGCAAGATCGCGTTCGCCACAAGTCACTTTTGAGCAAGGTCATGTCTCCCGAGGACACCATCCAGTTTTTCAAGCCGGGTATGAACCTTGGCTGGTCAGGCTTTACTCCTGCCGGCTACCCGAAAGTGGTGCCCATCGCCCTGGCCGATCACGTTGAGAAGAACAACCTCCAGGGCAAGTGGAAGTTCAACCTGTTCATCGGTGCTTCCGTAGGTGCGGAAACCGAAGACCGCTGGGCTTCGCTGGATATGATCGACCGCCGCTGGCCCTACCAGACCGGCAAGAACATAGCCGCCGGGATCAACGCCGGCCGCATCCGCATGGGCGACAAGCACCTCTCCCTGTTCGCCCAGGACCTGGGCTACGGCTACTACACCAAGGACACCGAGAGCGGCAAGCTCGATCTGGCCATCATCGAAGTTTCGGCCATCACCGAAGACGGCGCCCTGGTTCCGACCACCTCCTGCGGCGTCATTCCCGAAATCCTGATGATCTGCGACAAGATCATCGTCGAGGTCAACACCGGTCAGCCCTCTTTCGAAGGCATCCACGACCTGATCAGCCCGAAACATCCCCCCTTCCGTGAAGTATTCAACATCACCAGGGCTGACTCCCGTATCGGTTCTACCTCGATCCCCTGCGATCCGAGCAAGATCGTGGCCGTGGTCGAGTCCAAACTGCGCGACAAAGGACGTGCCTTTGCCGAGCAGGACGATACCTCCGAAGCGATCGCCAATCACATCCTCGACTTTTTCAAGTACGAAGTGAAGTCGGGCCGTATTCCCGACAACCTGCTGCCGCTGCAGTCGGGGGTCGGCTCCATCGCCAATGCCGTCGTGGGCGGTCTGGCCAAGGGTCCCTTCTACAACCTGACCGTTTTCACCGAGGTGCTTCAGGACACCATGCTGGACCTGTTCGACTCCGGCCGTCTTGATGCCGCTTCTTCCTGTTCGCTGTCGCTGTCCGAAAACCCGGGCTTCCCGCGCTTCTTCGAGAATTGGGAAAAGTATTTCAGCAAGATCACCCTGCGGCCGCTCTCGATCTCCAATGCTCCCGAACCGATCCGTCGCCTGGGGTGCATCGCCATGAACACCCCGGTCGAGATCGACATCTACGCCCACGCCAACTCGACCCTGGTCGGCGGTACCCGCATGATCAACGGTCTGGGCGGTTCCGGCGACTTCCTGCGCAACGGTAAGATCAAGCTTATGCACACTCCGTCGTCCCGTCCGAGCAAGACCGACCCCAACGGCATTTCCTGCGTTGTGCCGCACTGCTCGCACATCGACCACACCGAGCACGATCTGGATGTCGTGGTTACCGAGCAGGGTCTGGCCGACCTGCGCGGTTTGGCGCCGAAGGACCGCGCCAAGTTGATCATCGAGAAGTGTGCTCACCCGGACTACAAGCCGATCCTCCAGGAATACCTGGATATCGCTTCCAAGGACTGCCTGGCACGTAAGGTCGGCCACGAGCCGCAGATGTGGGACCGCGCCTTCAAGATGCACCTCAACCTGGAGAAGAACGGCACCATGAAGATCAAAAACTGGGACGTCAAGATCGACCTCTGCGAATAA
- a CDS encoding UbiD family decarboxylase, giving the protein MARASGQGISQPPLDDLRNFVGLLESRNELVRIRVETDPLLEIAAITDRMCKQPGGHALLFERPSGSLFPVATNLFGSRQRVELALGGGSLERLTDRMSNLLSQIPQLHLPHLDGQISVLPDFARYAPVAGAAADLVAMGEPDLARFPFLQVWPNDGAASGHPRYLTLPLVFSTDPEHGTPNCGMYRCQVRGHSELAIRWSSGSGAARHLEAFRRRGKRMPVAICVGGPPAVIFSALMPLPGHLDEMTFAGFLAAEAVSLSPCRTVPLRVPASAELVIEGFIDPEETVTEGPYGNHTGCYSPAGPAPLLRITAISHRPGAVIPATVVGPPPMEDCWMAKAWERVLAAFLRRLIPAVSDIHFPLEWIFHQSAIISLVNPLPGMVRETAEQLWALPWFNAARMLIFTDAEAGREDFSGAAWHSINLAEYSRDLLHDADGRRWALDATGCREGRSRVVPDAVVADQVTRRWREYGF; this is encoded by the coding sequence ATGGCCCGCGCCTCCGGACAAGGGATTTCCCAGCCACCCCTGGACGATCTGCGCAACTTCGTCGGCCTGCTGGAATCCCGCAACGAGCTTGTCCGCATCCGGGTCGAGACCGATCCGCTGCTGGAAATCGCCGCCATCACCGACCGGATGTGCAAGCAACCCGGCGGCCACGCACTGCTGTTCGAACGCCCTTCCGGCTCCCTCTTCCCGGTGGCCACCAACCTGTTCGGTTCACGGCAGCGGGTGGAACTCGCTCTGGGGGGGGGCAGCCTGGAGCGGCTGACGGATCGGATGTCCAACCTGCTTTCCCAGATCCCGCAGCTGCACCTCCCCCATCTTGACGGCCAGATCTCGGTGCTGCCCGATTTTGCCCGTTACGCTCCGGTTGCCGGCGCTGCGGCGGATCTTGTTGCAATGGGTGAGCCCGATCTGGCGCGGTTTCCTTTTCTGCAGGTATGGCCGAATGATGGAGCCGCCAGTGGACATCCCCGCTACCTTACCCTGCCGCTGGTATTCAGTACCGACCCTGAGCACGGTACCCCGAATTGCGGCATGTACCGCTGCCAGGTGCGGGGGCACTCGGAACTGGCGATTCGCTGGAGCTCCGGCAGCGGTGCTGCCCGGCACCTGGAGGCCTTCCGGCGGCGGGGAAAGCGGATGCCGGTGGCCATATGCGTGGGGGGGCCGCCAGCCGTCATCTTCAGTGCCCTGATGCCTCTGCCGGGCCACCTGGACGAGATGACCTTTGCCGGCTTCCTGGCGGCAGAAGCCGTCAGCCTGAGTCCCTGCCGCACCGTTCCGCTCCGGGTGCCCGCGTCAGCCGAGCTCGTGATCGAAGGATTCATCGATCCGGAAGAGACGGTGACGGAAGGTCCCTATGGCAACCACACCGGCTGCTACTCCCCGGCCGGCCCGGCCCCACTCCTGCGCATCACCGCCATCAGCCACCGGCCCGGAGCCGTCATTCCGGCTACCGTGGTGGGTCCCCCCCCTATGGAGGACTGCTGGATGGCCAAGGCCTGGGAACGGGTGCTTGCAGCGTTTCTGCGGCGCCTTATTCCGGCTGTGTCCGACATCCATTTCCCGCTGGAATGGATCTTCCACCAGAGCGCCATCATTTCCCTTGTAAACCCGTTGCCCGGCATGGTAAGGGAGACAGCGGAGCAGCTGTGGGCCCTGCCCTGGTTCAACGCGGCGCGGATGCTGATCTTTACGGATGCTGAGGCAGGCCGCGAGGATTTCAGCGGTGCGGCTTGGCATAGCATCAACTTGGCCGAGTACAGCCGGGACCTGCTCCACGACGCCGACGGACGACGCTGGGCCCTGGACGCCACCGGTTGCAGGGAGGGCCGGTCACGGGTCGTGCCGGATGCCGTTGTCGCGGATCAGGTGACGCGGCGTTGGCGGGAGTATGGGTTTTAG
- a CDS encoding DedA family protein, producing the protein MHEIVQWLLNTIGALGYPGVFMLMAMESSVIPIPSELVMPPAGYLAFQGKMNMTAAILCGTFGSLAGAYANYFASHYLGRPLIIKYGRYVLIPPEKFERVEKFFLQHGEISTFIGRLLPVVRHLISIPAGLAGMNHLRFSLYTLLGAGIWCSILTGIGYVIGENQQLIMQYAHKALVWVVLFCALLLAAYIWRQRRRMGIKA; encoded by the coding sequence ATGCATGAAATCGTTCAATGGTTGCTGAATACAATCGGTGCTTTGGGCTACCCCGGCGTTTTCATGCTGATGGCCATGGAGAGCTCGGTCATCCCCATACCAAGCGAGTTGGTCATGCCGCCTGCCGGTTATCTGGCATTTCAGGGCAAAATGAACATGACTGCTGCCATCCTGTGCGGCACCTTCGGCAGCCTGGCGGGCGCTTATGCCAACTACTTCGCCTCGCACTATCTGGGGCGTCCGCTGATTATCAAATATGGCAGGTACGTCCTGATTCCGCCCGAAAAATTCGAGCGGGTGGAAAAATTTTTCCTGCAACACGGCGAGATTTCCACCTTTATTGGCCGTTTGTTGCCGGTGGTGCGTCATCTCATCTCGATTCCGGCCGGCCTGGCAGGCATGAACCATCTACGGTTCTCGCTCTACACCCTGCTGGGAGCCGGGATCTGGTGCAGCATCCTGACCGGTATCGGCTACGTTATCGGCGAAAATCAGCAGTTGATCATGCAGTACGCCCACAAGGCGCTGGTGTGGGTAGTTCTTTTCTGTGCCCTGCTGCTGGCGGCCTACATCTGGCGGCAGCGGCGGCGTATGGGTATTAAAGCGTAA
- a CDS encoding Dabb family protein produces MITHIVFFKLSNPTPEGIATVREKLLSMQGKIAELRHLEAGIDVIRSERSYDVALYTRFDSLDDLQAYQVHPYHAGEVVPLMKSLCSSIVAVDYEG; encoded by the coding sequence ATGATCACCCACATCGTGTTTTTCAAACTGTCGAACCCTACCCCTGAAGGAATCGCAACGGTCCGTGAAAAGCTGCTCAGCATGCAGGGTAAAATCGCGGAACTGCGCCATTTGGAAGCGGGTATCGACGTAATCCGTTCCGAGCGTTCCTACGATGTTGCCCTTTACACGCGTTTCGATTCTCTCGACGATCTGCAGGCTTACCAGGTCCATCCCTACCATGCCGGCGAAGTTGTGCCGCTGATGAAGTCGCTCTGCTCCTCCATTGTTGCAGTGGATTACGAAGGCTGA
- a CDS encoding 4-hydroxybenzoate octaprenyltransferase, producing the protein MLRKITIFLEMIKFSHTVFALPFALAGGLLAAGGLPTAGKLLWIVLAMVGARTAAMGLNRLIDAEIDARNPRTAGRAIPAGLIGKGTTLLFIVLSLALLLVSSARLNPLCLKLSPLAVFFLVLYSYCKRFTSLAHVVLGICLAAAPIGAWVAIRGRIDAPALILGGAVLFWVAGFDILYALQDLEFDRNAGLHSIPVALGVEGSLWMARIFHLVMLALLLGLFTTLRLGGFFMAGIVVTAGMLLYEHWLLRDGNLDRLDAAFFNMNGYISLVMLASTAADVLAR; encoded by the coding sequence ATGCTTCGCAAAATCACCATATTCCTGGAGATGATCAAGTTCTCCCACACTGTTTTCGCGTTGCCGTTCGCCCTGGCCGGAGGTCTGCTGGCGGCCGGCGGGCTGCCCACCGCGGGGAAGCTGCTATGGATCGTGCTGGCCATGGTCGGCGCCCGTACCGCTGCCATGGGCCTCAACCGTCTGATCGATGCCGAGATCGATGCCCGCAATCCCCGCACCGCAGGCCGCGCCATCCCGGCCGGCCTGATCGGCAAAGGCACGACCCTGCTTTTCATTGTCCTGTCACTGGCGCTCTTGCTGGTGTCGTCCGCCCGGCTTAATCCCCTCTGTCTGAAGCTCTCGCCGCTGGCAGTCTTCTTCCTGGTGCTGTACTCATACTGCAAGCGCTTCACCTCCCTGGCCCATGTGGTGCTGGGCATCTGTCTGGCTGCCGCGCCGATCGGCGCCTGGGTGGCCATCCGCGGCCGGATCGATGCCCCGGCCCTGATTCTGGGCGGTGCGGTGCTGTTCTGGGTAGCCGGTTTCGACATCCTGTACGCTCTGCAGGACTTGGAATTCGACCGCAATGCAGGACTGCATTCAATTCCGGTGGCGCTCGGTGTGGAAGGCTCCCTGTGGATGGCGCGCATCTTTCACCTGGTGATGCTGGCTCTGCTGTTGGGACTTTTCACGACACTGCGGCTGGGCGGTTTTTTCATGGCCGGTATCGTGGTGACGGCGGGCATGCTGCTGTACGAACACTGGCTGCTGAGGGACGGCAACCTGGACAGGCTGGATGCCGCCTTTTTCAACATGAACGGCTACATTAGCCTCGTGATGCTGGCAAGTACCGCGGCTGATGTCCTGGCGAGATAA
- the pgeF gene encoding peptidoglycan editing factor PgeF, translating to MQMKRNGRIHYIAPEFGTSPCSIQGFTTRHEGVSRPPYNSLNLGTNTLDPPHNVEGNRSLLARAFDVAQDQLVTVRQSHGSDILVIDEPNQDYAHFLSVESDAIMTNQPGVMIGVCVADCAPVLLVDPEKRVVAAVHAGWKGTAAGLVSKTVAGMKALFDCNATDIRAAIGPCIGTCCYEVDTPVKQAFLQGGIHWEGCAEPSGDGKWRLSLSAANRELLRAAGVPDAAVQVSEMCVCCQRELFFSYRRDGGETGRQMGFIMLQP from the coding sequence ATGCAGATGAAGCGCAACGGGCGCATCCACTATATCGCTCCGGAATTCGGAACTTCCCCCTGTTCCATACAGGGTTTCACCACGCGTCACGAGGGGGTCTCGCGGCCTCCGTACAATTCACTGAACCTGGGTACCAACACGCTCGATCCACCCCACAACGTGGAGGGCAACCGCAGCCTGTTGGCGCGCGCCTTTGACGTGGCCCAGGATCAACTGGTCACGGTACGCCAGTCTCACGGCAGCGATATACTGGTGATAGACGAGCCCAACCAGGATTATGCCCATTTTCTCAGTGTGGAGAGCGATGCGATCATGACCAACCAGCCGGGCGTCATGATCGGCGTGTGCGTGGCTGATTGCGCACCGGTGCTGCTGGTGGACCCCGAAAAACGGGTTGTTGCGGCCGTGCATGCCGGCTGGAAGGGTACTGCCGCCGGGCTGGTGTCCAAAACCGTGGCCGGGATGAAGGCCCTGTTCGATTGTAATGCCACGGACATCCGGGCAGCCATCGGTCCCTGCATTGGTACATGCTGCTACGAAGTTGACACTCCGGTCAAACAGGCGTTCCTTCAGGGGGGCATCCATTGGGAGGGCTGCGCGGAACCTTCCGGCGACGGCAAATGGCGATTGAGCCTGTCGGCTGCCAACCGGGAACTGCTGCGTGCGGCCGGGGTACCGGATGCCGCCGTTCAGGTTTCGGAGATGTGCGTCTGCTGCCAGCGCGAACTGTTCTTCTCGTATCGCCGTGATGGGGGTGAAACCGGGCGGCAGATGGGGTTCATCATGTTGCAGCCGTAG
- a CDS encoding helix-turn-helix domain-containing protein codes for MATSFGQLLKEARKKKEKTLKEVSQVAGLSLSYISDMEQERKKAPAIDVVRKIEAYLEITDGSLVRAANAEVNTRNEVRTIFRKRPELNTALLRVAEDCTEEEVNELINEMLKRKGKLNE; via the coding sequence ATGGCGACGAGTTTCGGACAGCTGCTGAAAGAAGCTCGCAAGAAGAAGGAAAAGACACTCAAGGAGGTCAGCCAGGTTGCAGGACTCTCACTGAGCTACATCAGCGACATGGAGCAGGAGCGAAAGAAGGCACCAGCGATTGATGTAGTAAGGAAAATCGAGGCATATCTAGAAATCACTGATGGATCCCTCGTAAGGGCGGCGAACGCCGAAGTGAACACTCGCAACGAGGTAAGAACTATTTTTCGGAAACGACCGGAACTGAATACTGCTCTGCTACGCGTGGCGGAAGATTGTACCGAAGAAGAAGTGAATGAGCTGATAAATGAAATGTTAAAACGGAAGGGCAAACTGAATGAGTAA
- a CDS encoding ImmA/IrrE family metallo-endopeptidase, with translation MSNSHFSFSPMSGRQIDQLANSYLSYYQPEALRNPAPFDVHRFVDTKLEDLTGVVPVYSRDLPPEIYGLTDSSENRLEIQETLAEDPFQEKFFRSTLAHEAGHCIIHVPQLRKINRGHVFRQAKEDGAEGGVKLYRKDDIPLYCNPEWQAFRFAGALLIPEGPLRMMLASNASTSEIADTFNIHPAFLRSRMKALKLT, from the coding sequence ATGAGTAACTCACACTTTTCTTTCAGTCCCATGAGTGGCAGGCAGATAGATCAACTTGCCAATTCCTACCTCTCCTATTATCAGCCAGAGGCCCTGAGAAACCCTGCACCGTTTGATGTCCATCGGTTCGTTGACACGAAGCTGGAAGATCTGACCGGGGTGGTGCCTGTCTATTCACGAGACCTTCCGCCAGAAATATATGGTCTCACAGACAGCTCAGAAAATCGGCTAGAAATACAGGAGACGCTTGCCGAGGACCCATTCCAGGAAAAATTTTTTCGTTCAACTTTGGCACATGAGGCAGGGCACTGCATCATTCATGTTCCTCAGTTGCGGAAAATAAATAGAGGGCATGTGTTCAGGCAAGCGAAGGAAGATGGGGCTGAAGGAGGGGTTAAGCTCTATCGGAAGGATGATATCCCGCTGTACTGCAACCCGGAGTGGCAGGCTTTTCGTTTTGCAGGGGCGTTGTTAATACCGGAGGGACCACTACGAATGATGCTCGCTAGCAACGCGAGTACCAGCGAGATTGCTGATACGTTTAATATCCACCCAGCATTCTTGCGGTCAAGGATGAAGGCTTTAAAGCTTACATAA
- the xerC gene encoding tyrosine recombinase XerC encodes MEGLSDQIRCFCVYLETERNASGHTLAAYRRDLAQLEAFVTGEKGARAGAADVDHLLLRRFLALIAKNVKKSSVGRKLAAIRSFFKFLVRRGVIARNPAELIATPKKESRLPFHLNIDQATTLMEAADDQDWMLRDRAILETLYSCGLRVSELTGLDIADVDLPGGMLRVLGKGGKERIVPVGSKAITALRAYLADRGMPSEGALFLNTRGNRINRRSVARIVDAHVLRIAAFKRISPHVLRHTFATHMLEGGADLRAIQELLGHASLSTTQKYTHVGIDRLMEVYDKAHPKAHTKSEG; translated from the coding sequence ATGGAAGGACTCTCCGATCAGATCCGCTGTTTCTGCGTCTACCTGGAAACCGAACGGAATGCGTCCGGACACACCCTGGCCGCTTACCGGCGCGACCTGGCCCAGCTTGAGGCTTTTGTTACCGGGGAAAAGGGGGCTCGGGCCGGCGCCGCGGACGTGGATCACCTGCTGCTGCGGCGTTTTCTGGCGCTGATTGCCAAAAACGTCAAAAAAAGCTCCGTCGGCCGCAAGCTTGCTGCCATACGCAGCTTTTTCAAATTTCTCGTGCGGCGCGGCGTCATTGCCAGGAACCCGGCTGAACTGATCGCCACCCCCAAAAAAGAGAGCCGTCTGCCGTTTCATCTGAATATCGATCAGGCAACCACGTTAATGGAGGCGGCCGACGATCAGGACTGGATGCTGCGTGACAGAGCCATCCTGGAAACGCTATACTCCTGTGGATTGAGGGTTTCGGAACTGACCGGACTGGATATCGCTGATGTCGATCTGCCCGGGGGCATGCTGCGGGTTCTGGGCAAGGGGGGCAAGGAACGTATCGTTCCGGTGGGGAGCAAGGCAATAACGGCCCTGCGGGCGTACCTGGCGGACAGGGGCATGCCATCCGAGGGTGCACTGTTTCTGAACACCCGCGGCAACAGGATCAACCGCCGGAGCGTCGCGCGCATCGTTGATGCGCATGTACTGCGTATCGCTGCCTTCAAACGCATCTCCCCCCATGTCCTGCGGCATACCTTTGCCACCCACATGCTGGAGGGAGGAGCGGACCTGCGCGCCATTCAGGAGCTCTTGGGGCATGCCTCCCTCTCCACCACCCAGAAGTATACCCATGTCGGCATCGACCGCCTGATGGAGGTCTACGACAAGGCTCATCCCAAAGCCCATACGAAAAGCGAAGGATAA
- a CDS encoding bifunctional homocysteine S-methyltransferase/methylenetetrahydrofolate reductase, producing MNVIDRLKTEILTGDGAVGTMLYAKGVSLDSNFEHLNLVRPALVQELADEYVAVGAQVIETNTFGANWTKLSAIGLGHKVADINAAGVRIARQAARQGRDVLVAGSVGPLSRGKGDERELESDEMREIFRCQCQALATEGIDLFMLETFSSLKQLMAAIQAAGETGLPVCASMAFLEGGRSGDGTTVEQFSQSMETAGTDIIGANCGAGPLELANVVRRLAALSTRPIAAYANSGFPEYREGRYIYRATPDYFAAMAVEMAEAGATLIGGCCGTTPEHIAAVSRALKTHRPVPRPQPQLTDVMETGRTIQTGAASFLDEWGRRKIITVELDPPKGMDCSRIIEGSRRLKQAGVDAINLAENPLARPRMGNIALGSLIQQQVGIEVIVHITGRDRNLIGMQSDLMGASLMGIRSILAVTGDPATMGDHAGAKSVFDLHSFTLIKLLSDLNRGVNAIGNPIGRGTGFTIGAAFNPNTSNTLVQVERLQKKVANGAVFAQTQPVYDPAVFLDALHLTHACNIPVLPGIMPLVSERNAAFLHNEVPGISIPDPVLARMKGLEKEAGVREGLAIAREFIDATFEAVGGYYLIPPFGKVELALELVEYIHTRERKSI from the coding sequence ATGAATGTCATCGACAGGCTTAAAACCGAAATCCTTACCGGCGACGGAGCCGTGGGGACCATGCTCTACGCCAAAGGGGTCAGCCTCGACAGCAATTTCGAGCACCTGAACCTTGTCCGCCCCGCTTTGGTGCAAGAGTTGGCAGACGAGTACGTGGCCGTCGGCGCCCAGGTGATTGAAACCAATACCTTTGGCGCCAACTGGACCAAACTCTCGGCTATCGGATTGGGACATAAGGTGGCGGATATCAACGCAGCCGGCGTACGCATCGCCCGTCAGGCAGCCCGGCAGGGACGCGATGTCCTGGTGGCAGGGTCCGTGGGACCACTCTCGCGCGGTAAGGGGGATGAGCGGGAACTGGAGAGCGACGAAATGCGGGAGATCTTCCGTTGCCAGTGTCAGGCGCTGGCAACGGAGGGGATCGATCTGTTCATGCTGGAGACCTTTTCCTCGCTGAAGCAGCTCATGGCAGCTATTCAGGCTGCCGGAGAGACCGGGCTGCCGGTCTGCGCCTCGATGGCCTTTCTGGAGGGGGGACGCAGCGGTGACGGCACTACCGTGGAGCAGTTCAGCCAATCCATGGAGACCGCCGGGACCGACATAATCGGCGCCAACTGCGGTGCCGGTCCGCTTGAGCTGGCCAACGTGGTGCGCCGGTTGGCCGCCCTGAGCACCCGGCCGATCGCCGCCTACGCCAACAGCGGATTCCCGGAATATCGCGAAGGACGGTACATCTACCGGGCCACCCCTGACTATTTTGCCGCCATGGCGGTTGAAATGGCCGAGGCAGGGGCCACGCTGATCGGCGGATGCTGCGGCACGACCCCCGAGCATATCGCCGCGGTCAGCAGAGCCCTGAAGACCCACAGGCCAGTCCCGCGACCGCAGCCGCAGCTCACCGACGTCATGGAGACCGGCAGAACGATCCAGACCGGGGCTGCCTCCTTTCTGGATGAATGGGGCCGTCGCAAGATCATCACCGTTGAACTCGATCCCCCCAAAGGAATGGATTGCAGCCGCATCATCGAGGGGAGCCGGAGGCTCAAGCAAGCGGGTGTGGATGCCATCAATCTTGCCGAGAATCCCCTGGCGCGGCCGCGCATGGGCAACATCGCCCTGGGAAGTCTGATCCAGCAGCAGGTCGGCATCGAGGTCATCGTCCATATCACCGGCCGCGACCGCAATCTGATCGGCATGCAATCGGACCTGATGGGTGCCAGCCTGATGGGAATCCGCTCGATCCTGGCAGTGACCGGCGACCCCGCCACCATGGGCGATCACGCCGGGGCCAAATCGGTCTTTGACCTGCACTCCTTCACGCTTATCAAGCTTCTCTCCGACCTGAACCGTGGGGTCAATGCCATCGGCAACCCGATCGGCCGCGGCACCGGCTTCACGATCGGGGCCGCTTTCAATCCCAACACCTCGAACACACTCGTACAGGTCGAGCGGCTGCAAAAAAAGGTCGCCAACGGCGCGGTTTTCGCCCAGACCCAGCCGGTCTACGACCCGGCGGTATTTCTGGATGCCCTGCATCTGACCCACGCCTGCAACATTCCGGTTCTTCCCGGCATCATGCCCCTGGTCAGTGAACGCAACGCCGCTTTTCTGCATAACGAAGTTCCCGGCATCTCGATTCCCGACCCGGTTCTTGCCCGGATGAAAGGACTGGAAAAAGAGGCCGGCGTCCGGGAAGGACTGGCTATTGCCCGGGAATTCATCGACGCCACCTTCGAGGCGGTGGGGGGCTATTATCTGATACCCCCCTTCGGCAAGGTCGAACTGGCGCTGGAGCTGGTCGAATATATCCATACACGCGAAAGGAAAAGCATATGA
- a CDS encoding DUF3606 domain-containing protein, protein MSDNKNLTGSPDNKRIDIHDPNEVRNWTKSFGCTAEELKKAVNTVGTSATAVKKQLSK, encoded by the coding sequence ATGTCCGATAACAAAAACCTGACAGGTTCACCAGATAACAAGCGAATCGATATCCACGACCCCAACGAAGTCCGTAACTGGACAAAGTCTTTTGGATGTACCGCGGAGGAACTGAAAAAAGCGGTAAACACGGTGGGGACCTCTGCAACAGCCGTAAAAAAACAACTGAGCAAGTAA
- a CDS encoding UbiX family flavin prenyltransferase yields the protein MKPERIFLALTGASGTVYGLRLAEELCRCGCRLTVTVSASGLLVCREETGLDLSGDPVSAAERLQAHFGVAQHGLRLVASDDFFVDAASGSAAPDAMIVAPCSMGTLARIAGGISGNLIERAADVMLKERRPLLLVPRETPLSEIHLENMLKLARAGARIIPAMPAFYHQPETVDDMVNFVVGKVLEQLGLQHALYRSWER from the coding sequence ATGAAGCCGGAACGGATCTTTCTGGCCTTGACAGGCGCCTCCGGCACGGTGTACGGACTGCGCCTGGCCGAGGAACTGTGCCGCTGCGGATGCCGTCTGACAGTGACCGTCAGCGCCAGCGGCCTCTTGGTCTGCCGGGAGGAGACCGGACTGGATCTGTCCGGCGATCCGGTCAGTGCGGCAGAACGGCTCCAGGCCCACTTCGGCGTCGCGCAGCACGGGCTCCGGCTGGTGGCTTCCGACGATTTCTTCGTCGATGCAGCCAGCGGCTCGGCGGCACCCGATGCAATGATCGTCGCCCCATGCAGCATGGGCACCCTGGCCCGCATCGCCGGCGGCATCTCCGGAAACCTGATCGAGCGGGCCGCGGACGTGATGCTCAAGGAACGCCGCCCGCTGCTGCTGGTACCCCGGGAAACCCCGCTCAGTGAAATCCATCTTGAAAACATGCTCAAACTAGCCCGTGCCGGGGCTCGCATTATCCCGGCCATGCCGGCCTTCTACCATCAGCCGGAAACAGTCGATGACATGGTGAACTTCGTGGTGGGGAAGGTGTTGGAGCAACTCGGCCTGCAGCATGCGCTGTACAGGAGCTGGGAACGTTGA